A genomic stretch from Papio anubis isolate 15944 chromosome 18, Panubis1.0, whole genome shotgun sequence includes:
- the LOC108583483 gene encoding golgin subfamily A member 6D-like, whose translation MSLMALAGEGDGLDREEVEEEEAPRPMPSIPEKLKSQEAMVELVFPLVGDRNQGHGGLQAAAQNPADESAPGTPGPQELGAADKQDLYSKPCMPFFYRGDHMKAKIINI comes from the exons ATGAGCCTCATGGCTCTCGCTGGGGAAG GAGATGGACTGgacagggaggaggtggaggaggaggaggcacctCGGCCCATGCCAAGCATCCCAGAGAAACTGAAGAGCCAGGAGGCCATG GTGGAGCTGGTGTTTCCGCTTGTGGGTGACCGTAACCAGGGGCATGGCGGATTGCAGGCAGCTGCCCAGAACCCTGCTGATGAGTCCGCACCAGGGACCCCAGGCCCTCAGGAGCTTGGAGCTGCCGACAAGCAGG ATCTTTACAGCAAGCCCTGCATGCCGTTCTTCTACCGAGGAGACCACATGAAGGCAAAGATCATAAACATCTAA
- the LOC116271287 gene encoding LOW QUALITY PROTEIN: U3 small nucleolar ribonucleoprotein protein MPP10 (The sequence of the model RefSeq protein was modified relative to this genomic sequence to represent the inferred CDS: inserted 2 bases in 1 codon; substituted 1 base at 1 genomic stop codon), whose translation MGGDNPEVGKKAKNSSKFELRKSPVFSDVDSDLDFDINKLEQQSKVQNKGLGKPREKSTVDEKFSRLSEMEAYLENXEKEEEQKDDNDDESGESSRNVRYKDFFDPVESDEDIASDHDDELGSNKMMKLLKKKQKNXAFLKCEYFEPSFTL comes from the exons ATGGGTGGTGACAATCCTGAGGTGGGTAAGAAAGCTAAAAACTCAAGCAAATTTGAACTGAGGAAAAGCCCAGTTTTCAGTGATGTGGATTCTGACCTTGACTTTGATATCAACAAATTGGAACAGCAGAGCAAGGTGCAAAACAAAGGACttggaaaaccaagagaaaagtCCACAGTAGACGAGAAATTCTCCCGACTCTCTGAAATGGAGGCctatttagaaaa agaaaaagaagaggaacaaaaagatgataatgatgatgag tcagGTGAAAGTTCCAGAAATGTGAGGTACAAAGATTTTTTTGATCCAGTTGAAAGTGATGAAGACATAGCAAGTGATCATGATGATGAGCTGGGTTCAAACAAGATGATGAAATTGctgaagaagaagcagaagaactAAGCATTTCTGAAATGTGAGTATTTTGAACCATCCTTTACATTGTGA
- the LOC101007436 gene encoding LOW QUALITY PROTEIN: golgin subfamily A member 6-like protein 6 (The sequence of the model RefSeq protein was modified relative to this genomic sequence to represent the inferred CDS: inserted 1 base in 1 codon; substituted 1 base at 1 genomic stop codon) produces the protein MWPQPYLPTRPVMSKETRKGELAEAKEKLRDYHPQTNPSVGEGATDTKKKKTNNGTNPETTTFGGCHSPEDEKKASHQHQEALRRELEAQVHTIRILSCQKSELQTALYYSQHAAQQLEGESRDLVXRLHDSWKFAGELERALSAVITQKKKADRYIEELTKERDALSLELYRNTITDEDLKEKNAELQEKLXLVESEKSEIQLNVKELKRKLERAKLLLPQQLQADADHLGKELESVAAKLQARVEENELWNRMNQQQEEKMWRQEEKLREQEEKMREQEEKMWEQEEKIREQDDKDDANAGQEEKMWRQEEKLWEQEEKIREQEEKMQRQEEKMWERKEGVGRRCRRKRKEGVEEVGGVGRSLGGGTWT, from the exons ATGTGGCCCCAACCCTACCTTCCTACCCGTCCGGTGATGTCCAAAGAAACCCGAAAGGGCGAATTGGCTGAGGCCAAGGAAAAG TTGAGAGACTATCATCCCCAGACCAACCCTAGTGTTGGTGAAGGAGCAACCGacaccaaaaagaagaaaacaaataatggcACTAACCCTGAGACAACCACTTTTGGTGGTTGCCACTCACCTGAGGAT GAAAAGAAGGCAAGCCACCAACATCAGGAAGCCCTAAGGAGGGAGCTAGAA GCCCAGGTTCATACCATACGAATCCTTTCATGTCAGAAAAGTGAGCTTCAGACGGCACTCTATTACAGCCAGCATGCTGCCCAGCAGTTGGAAG GAGAGTCCAGGGATCTGG AGCGCCTGCATGATTCGTGGAAGTTTGCAGGAGAGTTAGAGCGGGCTCTCTCTGCTGTCATTACCCAGAAGAAGAAGGCGGACAGG TACATCGAGGAGTTAACAAAGGAGAGGGACGCCCTGAGTTTGGAGCTGTACAGAAACAC CATAACCGATGAGGACCTGAAGGAGAAAAATGCCGAACTGCAAGAAAAACTTTGACTTGTAGAATCTGAAAAGTCTGAGATCCAGCTCAACGTAAAGGAGCTAAAAAGGAAGTTGGAGAGGGCCAAGCTCCTACTGCCACAG cagctgcaggcgGATGCTGACCACCTGGGTAAGGAGCTGGAGAGTGTGGCAGCAAAGCTCCAAGCCCGGGTGGAAGAGAACGAGTTGTGGAACCGCATGAACCAGCAACAGGAGGAGAAgatgtggaggcaggaggagaagctgcgggagcaggaggagaagatgcgggagcaggaggagaagatgtgggagcaggaggagaagataAGGGAGCAGGATGATAAAGACGATGCTA ATGCGGGGCAGGAGGAGAAgatgtggaggcaggaggagaagctgtgggagcaggaggagaagattCGGGAACAGGAGGAAAAgatgcagaggcaggaggagaagatgtgggagaggaaggaaggagtagGGAGAAGATgtaggagaaagaggaaggaaggagtggaggAGGTTGGGGGAGTTGGAAGGAGTTTGGGAGGGGGAACATGGACATAG